A single Lolium perenne isolate Kyuss_39 chromosome 6, Kyuss_2.0, whole genome shotgun sequence DNA region contains:
- the LOC127307251 gene encoding leucine-rich repeat receptor-like protein FASCIATED EAR2 translates to MPALLALFLLLLAAAAPRPAASASTDRAALLAFRAALPPPSRAALSSWHGPLSASWLGVSLHPPAAAAGPPSVAALALPGLNLTGPLPSPPLSLLRRLHELDLSANALSGTLPCTLPRSLTTLDLSRNALSGAIPTCLPASLQSLRALNLSFNSLHSPLSPWFSFSPHLTTLDISRNALSGAIPPLIITNPAASGLLLLDLSHNRFSGEIPAGLTALRTLQGLFLAGNRLSGEIPCGIGNLTYLQALDLSNNRLSGAVPAGLAGCFQLLYLRLGGNRLSGALRPELDALDSLKVLDLSNNRISGDIPLPLAGCRSLEVVILSGNQITGDLSGAVAKWQSLRSLSLAHNQLSGQLPDWMFSFPLLQWLDLSGNRFEGFIPDGGFNASSVLNGAGGVPQGIPSGGMISPQLFVSASVDATGQQLELGYELRAAPGIDLSTNMLHGEIPEGLVAMKGLEYLNLSCNYLAGQIPAGLGGMGRLRTLDFSHNGLSGEVPPAIAAMTELEALNLSYNSLSGPMPTTGGLRKFPGALAGNPGICNGEGCAADAGTTQGEMSGGNRHGWLGGWHGEDGWVSPGAFCISTMTSFFVSLVTLLSSPKARSFVFRPVRIEY, encoded by the coding sequence atgccggccctcctcgccctcttcctcctgctcctcgccgccgccgcgccgcgcccCGCGGCATCCGCCTCCACCGACCGCGCGGCGCTCCTCGCCTTCCGCGCGGCCCTCCCGCCGCCCTCCCGCGCCGCGCTCTCCTCCTGGCACGGCCCGCTCTCCGCGTCCTGGCTCGGCGTCTCGCTCCacccacccgccgccgccgccggcccgcCCTCCGTCGCGGCGCTCGCTCTCCCAGGCCTCAACCTCACCGGCCCGCTCCCATCCCCGCCCCtctccctcctgcgccgcctccacgAGCTCGACCTCTCCGCCAACGCCCTCTCCGGCACGCTCCCCTGCACCCTCCCGCGCTCCCTCACCACCCtcgacctctcccgcaacgcgctCTCGGGGGCCATCCCCACCTGCCTCCCGGCCTCCCTGCAATCCCTCCGCGCCCTCAACCTCTCCTTCAACTCCCTCCACTCCCCGCTCTCCCCATGGTTCTCCTTCTCCCCACACCTCACCACCCTCGACATCTCCCGCAACGCCCTCTCCGGCGCCATCCCGCCCCTCATCATCACCAACCCCGCCGCATCCGGCCTCCTCCTGCTCGACCTCTCCCACAACCGCTTCTCCGGCGAGATCCCCGCGGGCTTAACCGCGCTACGCACCCTGCAGGGCCTCTTCCTCGCGGGCAACCGCCTCTCGGGTGAGATCCCGTGCGGGATCGGGAACCTCACCTACCTGCAGGCGCTGGATCTGTCCAACAACCGGCTCTCCGGCGCGGTGCCCGCGGGGCTCGCCGGCTGCTTCCAGCTCCTGTACCTGCGCCTCGGGGGCAACCGGCTCTCCGGGGCGCTGCGGCCGGAGCTCGATGCGCTCGACAGCCTCAAGGTGCTGGATCTGTCCAACAACCGGATATCCGGTGACATCCCGCTGCCGCTGGCTGGGTGCCGGTCTCTCGAGGTGGTCATCCTGTCGGGAAACCAGATCACCGGGGACCTCAGCGGGGCTGTGGCGAAGTGGCAGAGCCTGCGGTCCCTCTCGCTGGCGCATAACCAGCTCTCCGGCCAGCTCCCGGACTGGATGTTCTCGTTCCCGCTTCTCCAGTGGCTTGATTTGTCTGGCAATAGGTTTGAGGGCTTCATCCCTGATGGCGGTTTCAATGCGAGCTCAGTGCTTAATGGCGCAGGAGGCGTTCCTCAGGGGATTCCATCTGGTGGTATGATTTCACCTCAGCTGTTTGTGTCAGCCTCTGTAGATGCCACGGGCCAGCAGCTGGAGCTGGGTTATGAGCTTCGGGCAGCTCCTGGGATTGATTTGTCGACAAACATGCTACATGGAGAGATACCTGAAGGGCTGGTTGCGATGAAGGGATTGGAGTATTTGAACCTCTCCTGCAATTACTTAGCTGGGCAGATCCCTGCAGGTCTTGGGGGGATGGGGAGGCTGCGGACGCTGGACTTCTCACACAATGGGCTGTCAGGGGAGGTGCCTCCTGCAATTGCTGCCATGACTGAGCTCGAGGCGCTTAACCTCTCTTACAATAGCCTATCTGGGCCTATGCCAACAACCGGTGGGCTGCGGAAATTCCCAGGAGCACTGGCAGGAAACCCTGGGATATGCAATGGGGAAGGGTGCGCTGCAGATGCAGGAACGACACAAGGGGAAATGTCAGGAGGTAATCGTCATGGCTGGCTCGGTGGCTGGCATGGAGAGGATGGATGGGTATCACCTGGGGCATTCTGTATCAGCACGATGACAAGCTTCTTTGTGTCGTTGGTAACCTTGCTATCCTCCCCCAAAGCTAGGAGCTTCGTGTTTCGGCCTGTGAGGATAGAGTATTAA